From Chelatococcus sp. YT9, a single genomic window includes:
- a CDS encoding aminoglycoside phosphotransferase family protein has translation MSLRATTEGDGAFAPFLTRWNLVPDGEAVVTHSSRLLPVRRGTTPAMLKIALEPEEQAGCAVMAWWSGQGAAPVLAYDPAGVLLMERAAGTRSLAQFARSGRDAEATRILCEAVARLHRHSLGHSSGRSDRPPSRLPPPRNLVPLDIWFRDLAPVARAQGGILGECQRIADRILPLQREIVVLHGDIHHDNVLDFEGRGWLAIDPKRLIGERAFDYANIFCNPDPDWDIKTAPSFFHQRLDIAVAETGLDRTWLVSWIVAWAGLSAAWFIGDNQPGTVDLAIAELAAAELARLS, from the coding sequence GTGAGCCTACGAGCTACCACGGAAGGAGACGGGGCGTTCGCCCCCTTCCTCACGCGCTGGAATCTCGTCCCGGATGGCGAGGCGGTCGTTACCCATTCAAGCCGCCTCCTGCCGGTGCGCCGGGGGACAACTCCGGCAATGCTGAAGATTGCGCTGGAGCCCGAAGAGCAGGCCGGCTGTGCCGTGATGGCCTGGTGGAGCGGCCAGGGCGCGGCACCTGTTCTGGCCTATGATCCGGCCGGCGTGCTCCTCATGGAACGGGCCGCGGGCACCCGCTCCCTCGCCCAGTTCGCGAGGTCCGGCCGCGACGCGGAGGCAACCCGGATCTTGTGCGAAGCGGTGGCGCGGCTTCATCGCCATTCCCTCGGGCATTCCAGCGGTCGGTCCGACAGACCGCCATCGAGGCTCCCTCCCCCGCGAAACCTGGTTCCGTTGGATATCTGGTTCCGGGATCTTGCCCCGGTCGCCCGCGCGCAGGGCGGCATCCTCGGCGAATGTCAGCGGATCGCGGACAGGATATTGCCTCTCCAGCGCGAGATCGTCGTTCTACATGGCGACATTCACCACGACAATGTGCTTGATTTCGAGGGGCGCGGCTGGCTCGCGATCGATCCGAAACGCCTGATCGGCGAGCGCGCCTTCGATTACGCGAATATCTTCTGCAATCCCGATCCGGATTGGGACATCAAGACCGCCCCCTCATTTTTCCACCAACGCCTGGACATTGCGGTCGCTGAAACGGGCCTGGATCGCACCTGGCTCGTATCCTGGATCGTCGCCTGGGCCGGCCTGTCCGCAGCCTGGTTCATCGGTGACAATCAACCCGGCACAGTCGATTTGGCGATCGCGGAATTGGCGGCAGCGGAACTCGCTCGCCTGAGCTGA
- a CDS encoding SDR family oxidoreductase, with amino-acid sequence MAFDLTGKTALITAAGQGIGFASAVALAEAGAKVFATDINETTFAALEKAHSGIEPFRLNVLDDADVQTAAERTGPIDILFNCAGVVHNGTILECPPEDLTFALQLNVMAAYRTIRAYLPAMLEKGSGSIINMSSVASSVKGVPNRFAYSASKAGTIGLTKSVAADYVARGIRCNAICPGTVQSPSLDDRLRAQGDYEAARKAFIARQPIGRIGKPEEIAALVLYLASDEASYTTGQIHVIDGGWTA; translated from the coding sequence ATGGCGTTCGATCTCACCGGCAAGACCGCACTCATCACGGCGGCGGGCCAGGGCATCGGCTTTGCTTCGGCAGTGGCATTGGCCGAAGCGGGAGCCAAAGTCTTCGCCACCGACATCAACGAGACCACCTTCGCGGCCCTCGAAAAAGCCCATTCGGGCATCGAGCCTTTCCGGCTCAATGTCCTTGACGACGCGGATGTGCAGACGGCCGCCGAACGCACCGGTCCGATCGACATTCTCTTCAATTGTGCCGGCGTCGTGCACAACGGCACGATCCTCGAGTGCCCGCCCGAGGACCTCACCTTCGCGCTGCAGCTCAACGTGATGGCCGCCTATCGCACCATCCGCGCCTATCTGCCGGCCATGCTGGAGAAGGGCAGCGGCTCCATCATCAACATGTCGTCGGTGGCCTCCAGCGTGAAGGGCGTGCCCAACCGCTTTGCCTACAGCGCCTCCAAGGCCGGCACCATCGGCCTGACGAAGTCCGTCGCGGCGGATTACGTCGCGCGCGGCATCCGCTGCAACGCGATCTGCCCGGGCACGGTCCAGTCTCCTTCGCTCGACGACCGCCTGCGCGCCCAGGGCGATTACGAGGCCGCGCGCAAGGCCTTCATCGCGCGCCAGCCTATCGGCCGCATCGGCAAGCCGGAGGAAATCGCCGCGCTCGTGCTTTACCTGGCAAGCGACGAGGCGTCCTACACGACGGGTCAGATCCACGTGATCGATGGCGGTTGGACGGCCTGA
- the dusA gene encoding tRNA dihydrouridine(20/20a) synthase DusA, protein MKPYRAAPFAVAPLMDWTDRHCRFFHRILTRRALLYTEMVTTGAVIHGDRERLLGFSPEEHPVALQLGGSDPVELAAAARIGADYGYDEINLNVGCPSDRVQNGRFGACLMREPALVADCVAAMKAAVAIPVTVKCRIGVDEQDPEEALDSLTLGLVAVGVDGLVVHARKAWLQGLSPKENREIPPLDYGRVHRLKRNYPALPISLNGGLADVEAGLVACEGEGGRLDGMMLGRAAYQNPEILMAVDPLLYGEPAPVGSAEEAIDAYIPYVEARLVEGYRLNQMTRHLLGLFPGRPGARLYRRHLATEAVKPGAGVDVLRAAVAHVTEATARQTERAALDSAA, encoded by the coding sequence ATGAAGCCTTATCGCGCTGCCCCTTTCGCCGTTGCCCCCCTCATGGATTGGACGGACCGGCACTGCCGGTTCTTCCATCGCATTTTGACGCGCCGCGCGCTGCTCTACACCGAGATGGTCACCACAGGTGCCGTCATCCATGGCGATCGCGAGCGGCTTCTCGGCTTCAGCCCGGAGGAGCATCCGGTGGCGCTGCAGCTCGGCGGCAGCGATCCGGTGGAACTTGCCGCCGCGGCGCGCATCGGTGCTGATTACGGCTATGACGAGATCAATCTGAACGTCGGCTGCCCGTCGGATCGCGTGCAGAACGGCCGCTTCGGCGCCTGCCTCATGCGCGAGCCCGCCCTGGTGGCGGATTGCGTCGCCGCGATGAAGGCAGCGGTCGCCATTCCCGTCACGGTCAAATGCCGGATCGGCGTCGATGAGCAGGACCCCGAGGAGGCCCTCGACAGCCTGACCCTCGGCCTCGTGGCGGTCGGCGTCGACGGGCTCGTCGTGCATGCCCGCAAGGCATGGCTGCAAGGCTTGTCGCCCAAGGAAAACCGGGAGATCCCGCCGCTCGACTACGGACGTGTGCATCGGCTCAAGCGGAACTACCCGGCACTGCCCATCTCGCTCAACGGCGGTCTCGCCGATGTGGAAGCCGGGCTTGTGGCTTGCGAGGGGGAGGGGGGGCGGCTCGACGGCATGATGCTCGGGCGGGCGGCCTATCAGAACCCCGAAATCCTGATGGCGGTCGATCCGCTGCTCTATGGCGAGCCGGCGCCGGTCGGTTCGGCGGAGGAGGCGATCGACGCCTATATCCCGTATGTGGAGGCCCGTCTCGTGGAGGGCTATCGCCTCAACCAGATGACACGGCATCTGCTCGGTCTCTTCCCGGGCCGGCCCGGCGCAAGGCTTTACCGGCGGCATCTCGCGACGGAGGCCGTCAAACCCGGCGCGGGTGTCGACGTCTTGCGCGCTGCGGTCGCCCATGTGACGGAGGCTACGGCGCGCCAGACCGAGCGCGCCGCGCTCGACAGCGCTGCCTGA
- a CDS encoding TIGR02281 family clan AA aspartic protease, which produces MRLIVPLAIIGIALILLVLFSGEETIAGMAPDQLARFAALSAFGIVILGSMAAMFRSNWSRAAQGLAFWMVALVGLVGLYSYRDDITLFGHRILGELTPGRVVPGPAGEISVVRSGSGSFNLEATVNGRSARFILDTGASVVVLTSETAERIGFDVDQLAFNRPVRTANGSTMAAAITIDTLAVGPIVERRVPALVARKGSLFENLLGMTFLERLGSYEVRGDRLIMRPQS; this is translated from the coding sequence ATGCGTTTGATCGTTCCCCTTGCCATAATCGGCATAGCGCTCATACTTCTCGTGCTGTTCAGCGGGGAGGAGACCATTGCCGGCATGGCGCCGGACCAGCTCGCGCGCTTCGCCGCACTCTCTGCTTTCGGAATCGTGATCCTTGGCTCGATGGCGGCCATGTTTCGCTCAAACTGGTCGCGAGCCGCGCAGGGACTTGCCTTCTGGATGGTGGCGCTCGTGGGCCTCGTCGGCCTCTACAGCTACCGCGATGACATCACCTTGTTCGGCCACCGCATCCTGGGGGAACTAACGCCCGGCCGGGTCGTACCCGGCCCTGCAGGCGAAATTTCGGTGGTCAGGTCGGGCAGCGGCAGCTTCAATCTTGAAGCCACGGTCAACGGCCGGAGCGCGCGTTTCATCCTGGACACCGGCGCGAGCGTCGTAGTCCTCACCAGCGAAACCGCGGAGCGTATCGGCTTCGATGTCGACCAGCTGGCCTTCAACCGTCCTGTCCGTACCGCGAACGGGTCAACGATGGCCGCTGCCATCACCATCGACACGCTGGCCGTCGGACCCATCGTTGAACGCCGCGTTCCGGCCCTCGTCGCCCGCAAGGGAAGCTTGTTCGAGAACCTTTTGGGCATGACGTTCCTGGAGCGCCTCGGCTCGTACGAAGTCCGCGGCGACCGGCTGATCATGCGACCGCAGAGCTAA
- the cobS gene encoding adenosylcobinamide-GDP ribazoletransferase: MTGPNNDRGAPRVAASGRWHGFAADTAACLAFYSRLPVPQRFLPHSGKAAPDFGTMIRALPLAGAIIGLVGGLIMAVGLSLGLGALPSAVLAVATLTVITGALHEDGWADAADGLFGARTRERRLDIMRDSRIGAFGAAALCLGYLLRVALLAELASRVPGLAVAATIVVAAAISRTAGLLPLTVLPPAKPDGASASAGRPDATALSIAALLCLGLVILAGIIAGVGVGAATLGALLALAAAWGTARLARAKLGGHTGDIAGAAQQAAEMAFFLGMLAMTT; the protein is encoded by the coding sequence ATGACAGGGCCCAATAACGATCGAGGCGCGCCCCGCGTTGCCGCGTCTGGCAGATGGCACGGCTTCGCGGCCGATACCGCCGCCTGCCTCGCCTTCTACTCCCGCCTGCCGGTCCCCCAACGTTTCCTCCCGCATAGCGGCAAGGCCGCGCCGGATTTCGGCACCATGATCCGCGCCCTGCCGCTAGCCGGTGCCATCATCGGTCTCGTTGGCGGCCTCATCATGGCCGTCGGCCTTTCCCTCGGCCTCGGTGCCCTGCCCTCTGCCGTGCTCGCAGTGGCCACACTGACGGTGATCACCGGCGCGCTGCACGAGGACGGCTGGGCCGACGCAGCCGATGGGCTTTTCGGGGCCCGGACACGCGAGCGACGGCTGGACATCATGCGCGACAGCCGCATTGGCGCCTTCGGCGCCGCGGCGCTTTGCCTGGGCTATCTGCTTCGTGTAGCCCTGCTCGCCGAACTGGCCAGCCGCGTGCCCGGCTTGGCCGTCGCCGCCACCATCGTCGTCGCGGCTGCGATCTCGCGCACTGCAGGCCTCCTACCCCTGACGGTGCTGCCGCCGGCGAAACCGGACGGTGCAAGTGCGAGCGCGGGCCGGCCCGATGCCACTGCGCTCAGCATCGCCGCGCTGCTTTGCCTCGGACTCGTCATCCTCGCGGGCATCATCGCTGGCGTTGGCGTAGGCGCGGCAACCCTGGGAGCGCTCCTCGCCCTCGCTGCTGCCTGGGGCACGGCACGCCTCGCCCGCGCCAAGCTCGGCGGGCACACCGGCGACATCGCAGGCGCCGCCCAGCAGGCAGCAGAGATGGCCTTTTTCCTTGGTATGCTGGCTATGACGACCTAG
- the cobT gene encoding nicotinate-nucleotide--dimethylbenzimidazole phosphoribosyltransferase — translation MDMSASGLPFDDVRRLIPMMPGPDEDAVATVKARDQDLTKPAGALGRLEDIVEWVAAWQGKGQPEIRRPIVCVFAGNHGVVKHGVSPYPQSVTRQMLENFAAGGAAINQICAAYDLGFKVFDLALDLPTGDFTEDAALDEKSCVATMAFGMEAIAGGADLLCLGEMGIGNTTSAAAIFTALYGGPAAKWVGRGTGVDDAGLARKRAVVEQALVTHAGHLDDPLEVLRRLGGREVAAIAGAILAARLQRIPVILDGYVVCAAAAVLKAMDPSALDHCIAGHRSAEGGHGEVLERLGLEPLLDLGMRLGEGSGAALAAGIVKAAVATHSGMATFAQAAVSRRPDAS, via the coding sequence ATGGATATGTCGGCTTCGGGCCTGCCTTTCGACGATGTGCGGCGTCTCATTCCCATGATGCCGGGGCCTGACGAGGATGCAGTCGCGACCGTGAAAGCGCGCGACCAGGACCTGACGAAACCGGCCGGCGCTCTGGGACGCCTGGAGGATATCGTGGAATGGGTGGCCGCCTGGCAGGGCAAGGGGCAGCCGGAGATCCGCCGGCCAATCGTCTGCGTCTTCGCGGGCAACCACGGTGTCGTCAAGCACGGTGTATCGCCCTATCCGCAGAGCGTGACGCGCCAGATGCTGGAGAATTTCGCGGCCGGCGGTGCTGCCATCAACCAGATCTGCGCGGCCTATGATCTCGGCTTCAAGGTGTTCGACCTGGCGCTCGACCTGCCGACCGGCGATTTCACGGAGGACGCCGCGCTCGACGAAAAGTCCTGCGTCGCGACGATGGCCTTCGGCATGGAGGCCATCGCCGGTGGTGCCGATCTGCTGTGCCTCGGCGAGATGGGCATCGGCAACACCACGAGCGCGGCCGCCATTTTCACGGCGCTCTATGGTGGCCCGGCCGCAAAATGGGTCGGCCGCGGCACGGGTGTCGACGATGCGGGCCTTGCCCGCAAGCGTGCCGTCGTCGAGCAGGCGCTGGTGACCCATGCCGGGCATCTCGACGATCCGCTGGAGGTTCTGCGCCGGCTCGGCGGGCGTGAGGTCGCGGCGATCGCAGGCGCCATTCTCGCGGCGCGTTTGCAACGCATCCCGGTGATTCTCGACGGCTATGTGGTCTGCGCGGCGGCGGCCGTGCTGAAGGCCATGGATCCCAGCGCGCTCGACCATTGCATCGCGGGACACCGATCAGCGGAAGGCGGCCACGGCGAAGTGCTGGAGCGCCTTGGTCTCGAGCCGCTGCTCGATCTCGGCATGCGGCTTGGAGAGGGCTCCGGCGCCGCGCTCGCGGCCGGCATCGTCAAGGCTGCGGTCGCGACCCACAGCGGCATGGCGACCTTTGCCCAGGCGGCGGTCTCCCGACGGCCGGACGCGTCCTGA
- a CDS encoding thermonuclease family protein, whose translation MLLLAAVGYWQQSAETVTGMARAIDGDSLRLGARELRLAGIDAPELHQSCEHEAGFYPCGREAQNYLNRLLARAPITCTIRENDRYGRGLALCRQGEMDVNAELVREGQAIAYGRFDAEERQARASRRGVWAGRFERPADWRRAHPR comes from the coding sequence TTGCTGCTCCTCGCCGCTGTCGGGTACTGGCAGCAGAGCGCCGAAACGGTGACCGGCATGGCCCGTGCCATCGACGGGGATTCGTTACGCCTCGGTGCGCGCGAACTGCGGCTCGCGGGCATCGACGCGCCGGAGCTTCATCAGTCCTGCGAACATGAGGCCGGCTTCTATCCTTGCGGCCGTGAGGCACAGAACTACCTTAACCGGCTGCTCGCCCGCGCCCCTATCACCTGCACGATCAGGGAGAATGACCGGTACGGCCGCGGTTTGGCGCTCTGCCGGCAGGGGGAGATGGACGTCAACGCCGAACTCGTCCGCGAGGGGCAGGCCATCGCCTACGGCCGTTTCGACGCGGAGGAGCGGCAGGCGCGCGCAAGCCGCCGAGGTGTGTGGGCCGGTCGGTTCGAGCGCCCGGCGGACTGGCGACGCGCGCACCCGCGCTGA
- a CDS encoding Mrp/NBP35 family ATP-binding protein — protein sequence MITRDAIVARLNTLAGPDGTTPLGRSAALSEVVVAGEKVYFSIAIDPARSQEFEPLRQRAEGLVREMPGVGSVIVTLTAEATPSRVEGTRTSQRAAAPGGGERPLGPKAAAQTKAGIPGVKHIVAVASGKGGVGKSTVACNLALALARQGLKVGLLDADIYGPSLPKLLALSEKPEIIPGRRILKPLLAHGLRVMSIGFLVDEQAAMIWRGPMVMSAIQQMLREVEWGELDVLIVDMPPGTGDAQLTMAQNAALAGVVIVSTPQDLALIDARRGVAMFRRVEVPILGVVENMSSFICPHCGGRSDIFGHGGARDEAKAMGVPFLGEVPLTMALRRASDEGDPIVVRDPHGPEASVFMDIAAQLTEALGGAPRLRAAPRIVIE from the coding sequence ATGATCACGAGAGATGCAATCGTCGCGCGGCTGAACACACTGGCCGGGCCCGATGGTACGACGCCCCTCGGTCGTTCTGCCGCTCTGTCGGAAGTGGTGGTCGCGGGCGAGAAAGTCTATTTTTCCATTGCGATCGATCCAGCACGCTCACAGGAATTCGAGCCGCTGCGTCAGCGGGCGGAGGGTCTGGTACGCGAGATGCCCGGCGTTGGGAGCGTCATCGTGACCTTGACCGCGGAGGCGACTCCATCGCGTGTCGAAGGGACCCGCACCTCCCAGCGCGCAGCCGCTCCAGGAGGGGGTGAGCGCCCCCTCGGACCGAAGGCCGCGGCGCAGACGAAGGCGGGCATACCCGGTGTCAAGCACATCGTCGCGGTCGCAAGTGGCAAGGGCGGCGTGGGCAAATCCACCGTCGCCTGCAATCTCGCCCTCGCATTGGCGCGGCAGGGGCTCAAGGTGGGTCTGCTCGACGCTGATATCTACGGCCCATCACTGCCGAAGCTGCTGGCCTTGTCGGAGAAGCCGGAGATTATTCCCGGCCGCCGTATCCTCAAGCCCCTCCTGGCACATGGGCTCAGGGTCATGTCGATCGGCTTCCTTGTCGACGAGCAGGCCGCGATGATCTGGCGCGGCCCCATGGTCATGTCCGCCATCCAGCAGATGCTGCGCGAAGTCGAATGGGGCGAGCTCGACGTGCTGATCGTTGACATGCCACCCGGGACGGGTGATGCGCAATTGACCATGGCGCAGAATGCGGCCCTCGCCGGCGTCGTCATCGTCTCCACACCCCAGGACCTGGCCTTGATCGATGCCCGACGCGGCGTCGCCATGTTCCGCCGGGTCGAGGTTCCGATTCTCGGTGTCGTCGAGAACATGTCGAGCTTCATCTGCCCGCACTGCGGTGGCCGCTCCGATATCTTCGGTCACGGTGGTGCGCGGGACGAGGCGAAGGCCATGGGTGTTCCATTTCTCGGTGAAGTACCGCTGACAATGGCTCTCCGCAGAGCCTCCGACGAAGGAGACCCCATCGTTGTCCGCGATCCCCATGGTCCTGAGGCGAGCGTTTTCATGGATATCGCGGCGCAGCTCACGGAAGCGCTCGGTGGCGCGCCACGCCTGCGGGCCGCGCCGCGAATCGTGATCGAATAA
- a CDS encoding TRAP transporter substrate-binding protein, translated as MKRRQFLASSGLAVAGGAALAAPAIAQSAPEIKWRLASSFPKSLDTIYAGGEVLAKQVAELTDNKFQIQVFAAGEIVPGLQALDATQNGTVEMCHTCAYYYVGKDPTFAIGTAVPFGLNARMQNSWLFEAGGNELFNEFFKKYNVFGMPAGNTGTQMGGWFRKEIKTVGDLSGLKMRIAGIAGQVLQKLGVVPQQIAGGDIYPALEKGTIDAAEWVGPYDDEKLGFNKVAPYYYYPGFWEGGPTIHAMVNLDKWNELPKNYQAALINAATYANTIMLARYDKVNPPAIKRLVGAGTQLRPFPQEVMEACLKTTNELYAEISAKNPDFKKIIDAMIAYRNEEYLWWQVAEYTYDNFMIRARARG; from the coding sequence ATGAAGCGTCGTCAGTTTCTAGCGAGCTCGGGCCTTGCGGTCGCGGGGGGCGCTGCCCTTGCCGCGCCGGCGATCGCGCAGTCCGCGCCCGAAATTAAGTGGCGTCTTGCATCGAGTTTTCCGAAGTCGCTGGACACGATCTATGCCGGTGGTGAAGTTCTGGCCAAGCAAGTTGCCGAGCTGACCGACAACAAGTTCCAGATCCAGGTCTTCGCGGCGGGTGAGATTGTGCCCGGTCTGCAGGCGCTTGATGCCACGCAGAACGGCACCGTGGAAATGTGCCATACCTGCGCCTACTACTATGTGGGCAAAGATCCGACGTTCGCCATCGGCACGGCTGTTCCCTTTGGCCTCAATGCGCGCATGCAGAATTCCTGGCTTTTCGAAGCCGGCGGTAACGAGCTTTTCAACGAATTCTTCAAGAAGTACAACGTATTCGGCATGCCTGCGGGCAATACCGGTACACAGATGGGTGGCTGGTTCCGCAAGGAGATCAAGACAGTCGGTGATCTTTCGGGCCTCAAGATGCGCATCGCCGGTATTGCCGGCCAGGTCCTGCAGAAGCTCGGGGTCGTTCCCCAGCAGATCGCCGGCGGCGACATCTATCCGGCGCTTGAAAAGGGCACGATCGACGCGGCCGAATGGGTCGGCCCCTACGACGACGAGAAGCTCGGCTTCAACAAGGTCGCGCCTTACTATTATTACCCCGGTTTCTGGGAAGGCGGACCGACCATCCATGCGATGGTCAATCTCGACAAGTGGAACGAGCTGCCGAAGAACTATCAGGCCGCGCTCATCAATGCGGCCACTTACGCCAACACCATCATGCTGGCGCGCTACGACAAGGTGAATCCCCCGGCGATCAAACGCCTTGTCGGCGCCGGCACGCAGCTGCGACCCTTCCCGCAGGAGGTCATGGAAGCCTGCCTCAAGACGACTAACGAACTCTACGCTGAAATCAGCGCCAAGAACCCGGATTTCAAGAAGATCATCGACGCCATGATTGCCTACCGCAATGAGGAATACCTCTGGTGGCAGGTGGCTGAATACACCTACGATAACTTCATGATCCGCGCCCGCGCTCGCGGATAA
- a CDS encoding TRAP transporter large permease subunit: MTAFIVHNMAPIMFAALVVLLLLGYPVAFALAANGLIFGFIGIELGLFNPNFLQALPERVYGTMNNEVLLAIPFFTFMGLILERSGMAEDLLDTIGQLFGKIRGGLAYAVVFVGALLAATTGVVAASVISMGLISLPIMLRYGYDRRLASGVIAASGTLAQIIPPSLVLIVMADQLGRSVGDMYEGAFIPGLVLALLYAGYIWLMSMIYPASAPGLPDEAIGHREDNGDRGVWQVGALVAFSGLAAYYVMRQTEVRAGADFVVLTMSVAVIVAFLSALFNRLLGTQRIILTILITAVFIGIYVALLNSNHGYWALLTEAFIAGTVYALIAAAIERTTGKRLISRLAEQVTFVMVPPLGLIFLVLGTIFIGVATPTEGGAMGAAGAVLLALARKRLNFGLLKQATESTAKLSAFVIFILIGARVFSLTFYGVDGHKWVEELLLALPGGEVGFLVFVNLLIFVLAFFLDYFELAFIIIPLLAPVADHLGIDLIWFGVMLAVNMQTSFMHPPFGFALFFLRSVAPREAYIDRITKKRTAPITTGQIYWGAVPFVCIQLLMVALIIFFPQMVMHYKKGAVQVDPQRVEEQLKGLAPPPGLGGDLPPPALDFK; this comes from the coding sequence ATGACCGCCTTCATCGTCCACAATATGGCGCCGATCATGTTTGCGGCGCTCGTTGTCCTGCTGCTGCTCGGCTACCCCGTCGCCTTCGCCTTGGCTGCCAATGGCCTGATCTTCGGCTTCATCGGCATAGAACTCGGGCTGTTCAATCCTAACTTCCTGCAAGCGCTGCCGGAACGTGTCTACGGCACCATGAACAACGAGGTGCTGCTGGCGATCCCGTTCTTCACGTTCATGGGCCTGATCCTAGAGAGATCAGGAATGGCGGAGGATCTACTCGATACCATAGGCCAGCTTTTCGGAAAAATCCGGGGCGGCCTGGCTTACGCGGTTGTCTTCGTAGGCGCACTGCTCGCAGCGACGACGGGCGTGGTCGCCGCTTCGGTCATATCGATGGGCCTCATCTCGCTGCCGATCATGCTCCGCTACGGTTATGACAGGCGACTCGCCAGTGGTGTCATCGCGGCATCCGGCACGCTGGCGCAGATCATCCCGCCGTCGCTCGTGCTGATCGTGATGGCCGACCAGCTCGGTCGCTCGGTCGGCGATATGTATGAGGGCGCCTTCATCCCCGGTCTCGTGCTCGCGCTTCTCTATGCTGGATACATCTGGCTCATGTCCATGATCTATCCCGCCAGCGCACCTGGCCTGCCCGACGAGGCAATCGGCCACCGCGAGGACAACGGCGATCGTGGTGTCTGGCAGGTCGGCGCGCTGGTCGCATTTTCCGGGCTTGCTGCCTATTACGTGATGCGCCAGACGGAAGTTCGCGCCGGCGCTGATTTCGTCGTCCTGACCATGTCGGTCGCCGTCATCGTCGCGTTTCTGTCAGCGCTCTTCAACCGACTGCTCGGCACGCAGCGTATCATCCTCACCATCCTCATCACCGCTGTCTTCATCGGCATCTATGTCGCCCTGCTGAACTCCAACCACGGCTATTGGGCCCTGCTCACGGAAGCCTTCATCGCGGGCACGGTCTACGCTCTCATCGCCGCGGCCATCGAGCGGACGACCGGCAAGAGGCTCATCTCGCGTCTGGCGGAACAAGTGACCTTCGTGATGGTGCCGCCGCTCGGCCTCATCTTCCTTGTGCTTGGCACCATCTTCATTGGCGTGGCGACGCCGACCGAAGGTGGCGCCATGGGCGCGGCCGGCGCCGTGCTCTTGGCGCTCGCCCGCAAGCGCCTCAATTTCGGATTGCTGAAACAGGCGACGGAATCCACGGCAAAGCTCTCGGCTTTCGTGATCTTCATTCTTATCGGCGCCCGCGTGTTCTCACTGACCTTCTATGGTGTCGACGGCCACAAGTGGGTGGAAGAGCTGCTGCTGGCGCTTCCCGGCGGCGAGGTCGGCTTCCTCGTCTTCGTGAACTTGCTGATTTTCGTTCTCGCGTTCTTCCTCGATTACTTCGAGCTTGCCTTCATCATCATCCCGCTGCTCGCGCCGGTCGCCGACCACCTCGGAATCGACCTCATCTGGTTCGGGGTCATGCTGGCGGTGAACATGCAGACCAGCTTCATGCACCCTCCGTTCGGCTTTGCCCTGTTCTTCCTCCGTTCGGTGGCGCCCAGGGAGGCCTATATCGATCGGATCACCAAGAAGCGCACAGCACCCATTACGACCGGTCAAATCTACTGGGGGGCGGTTCCATTCGTTTGCATCCAACTGCTGATGGTCGCCCTGATCATCTTCTTCCCGCAAATGGTAATGCATTACAAAAAGGGTGCGGTGCAGGTTGACCCGCAGCGGGTCGAGGAACAGCTCAAGGGCCTCGCTCCACCGCCCGGCCTCGGCGGCGACTTGCCACCGCCCGCGCTGGACTTCAAATAG
- a CDS encoding TRAP transporter small permease subunit yields MSALLAISRIIDAINTRIGKWCAWLILAAIVVSALNAIVRKLLDTSSNAWLELQWVLFGVVFLMCAPWTLIANEHIRIDIINGQLSKRVRDWIDIIGHVFFLLPFTIVMIVTTAPFAERSWLINEQSSSAGGLPQWPAKFLILVGFVLLFFQAVSELIKRIAIMRGAMDDPHAGSSGQAEAEVERLLENIDPHSPSRP; encoded by the coding sequence GTGTCCGCACTTCTGGCAATCAGCCGGATCATTGACGCCATTAATACGCGCATCGGGAAATGGTGCGCCTGGCTCATCCTGGCGGCCATCGTCGTGTCCGCGCTCAATGCTATCGTGCGCAAGCTGCTCGATACATCCTCGAATGCGTGGCTCGAACTGCAATGGGTGCTTTTTGGCGTCGTCTTCCTGATGTGTGCGCCCTGGACCCTGATCGCCAACGAACATATCCGCATCGATATCATCAACGGCCAGTTATCAAAGCGCGTGCGCGACTGGATCGATATCATCGGCCATGTCTTCTTTCTCCTCCCTTTCACAATCGTCATGATCGTGACGACGGCCCCCTTTGCCGAGCGCTCCTGGCTCATCAACGAGCAATCGTCCAGCGCCGGCGGGTTGCCGCAATGGCCAGCGAAGTTTCTTATCCTGGTCGGTTTCGTTCTGCTGTTCTTCCAAGCTGTTTCGGAGCTCATCAAGCGCATCGCCATCATGCGCGGTGCGATGGACGATCCCCACGCGGGAAGTAGCGGTCAAGCGGAAGCAGAGGTCGAACGTCTCCTCGAGAACATCGATCCCCACAGCCCTTCTCGCCCCTGA